In Microbulbifer agarilyticus, the DNA window TCGATATGGGATCTGCCAGAGTATGAATCGAGTAAAGAACATGAATGACAATGCATTCATTGAGTCATTCTTTCATCAATTTAAAACAGAGCGTATTAAGCGCCAGGTATTCGACTCAGCACGACAGTTAAGATCGACAGTGACTGAATATATGCGCTACTACAACAATCAGAGATTACATTCTGCTATCGGGTATTTATCACCTCGAGAATTCGAGTGTAAAATCAGATGCTAACAACTAGGTGTGTGCAAAAGCGGGTTAAGTCCCAAGCGGGTTAAGTCCCAAGCGGGTTAAGTCCCAAGCGGGTTAAGTCCCAAGCGGGTTAAGTCCCAAGCGGGTTAAGTCCCGCTCCGGCCCTTCGGGCCTCCGCGGGACGGCTTACCTTATGCACGTTTTGCGCGGTCGCTTCGCTCCCATTGTTGCGCAAATCGCGCATAAGGTAATCCGCCCCTGCCGTGGGCGTTAAGCATAAGATGAAACCGACCCCCTTTTACATGTGGAGTGCAGTCTTTTATTCTTTCTCTATTTCTGTGCTCGTAGCGTATCCCACCGCAGCGATTAATGTTAACCCGGGATCATCGCCGAGCAATGGACTATGGTTAGGATTTACTCTACTACTAGGGCTTTTACTCGTAATTTACAGTGCAATACCCAAGAGAAAGTCAATTTTTACTGCAAATTGGCTGGTGCTCCCTATTTTAGCTGCCGTATTTTATTCCATTTGTAAGTTTGTAAACCCACAAGCGGTAACTGAAAATGCTGGAGCACTATTACTCTTTTCAATATTTACATTTGGTGGACCGTTGTGGCTGCCTGTAATTTGTTGGTTTGTACATCTATTCGCATGTATTGCCGCCGGGGAATCAGATACTTAACAAGGCCAGGCAAAATACTCCGGGCCTTCGGCCCTCCGCGGGACAGCTTACCTTGTGCGCCATTAGCGCAGGTCGCTCTGCTCCCATTTTGGCGCAAAATCGTTGCAAGTTGAGTAGTCCCTGCCGCCGCGTTATACATTCAAGGAGAGATAATTGAAAAGCCTAGTTATTGGATTGGCGATCGGTATTGCCATAGCGTATTTGGGTGTGTATTTCACTGGCTTCTCCGCAGCGATTGCGGTTCCACAAGAATTGACTAAAGTACTATCTGGTAAAATTTTTCTAATCTGGGAGATTGCAGTAACGCAATTCCTAGGTTATGGAGTCATCGCGTTTCTACTTGTATTTTTCTCCATAAAAATTTTACAGCTCAGTCCATGGGTTACTGCAATAGCGTCATTATTTTCGTGTGAAGCATTGTTATTTGCTACATATACAAGTCAATACACTATTTATTTTCCGCATTTCATTGTGCTTGTTGGTTGTGGGACTCTTGCTGCTTTTATGGCCAGCCGCAAGAAACATGCACAACAAGCGCAAGCAAAATGCACGCCCTGAGGGTCTTCGTGCGATACCCAACGCTATTGCGTACATTAGTTGATCATATTGCTCAGATGAAATACGCGTATCTAATTGTTTTGTGTATGCCTTTGGTTCTATCTGGGTGTACGATTGTTGGTCTGATCATCGGTCAGAAAAATAACAAAGAAAGAAATAAGGATAAATCTGTTTTCGATGCTAAAACATATGATTATTCTAATGTTAAGGTTGGTTTCGAGACTGATAAAAAGATCGTAAAAGCAATCCTCGAATCAACTGGTAGAAAGGATGATGAGGGTGGGGTAGGCGATAGAAATGTCCCGATACACTGTAAGCCTCCTTTAGTACAAGTTTGTTCTGTTAAGGAAAATTTATGCATCTGCATAAAGGATAGTCAGTTCAATTAGCAAGGTCAGGTAACTTTCTCCCGACCTGCGGCTCTCCTCTGGACAGTCTTCGGGATCGTCGTCAGTGCCCGCCGTTGACCCGCGGCGGACACTCATCAAATTTAGAATTAAGAGAATCTTATGGTGACTTCATGGAATATGCAGCTTTCGTGTTCGGAATACTAGGCCTGGTTGCATTTGTACGAGTTGAAAAATTGGTAAAGACATTGAAAGAGCAAGGTCTCTTGGATCGAGACTACAAAGAATAGTGATGTCATCTAATTTGAAATAGGGCAGACGTAAAGCGAGTTTATTGTCTGCTGGTGACTTGTGGAAAATCCCGAATTTTTTCTTGATGAAGAAAGTGTACGCGTAATGGGTGTCGGAGCATGTTGCCCTAGAGCAAGGCCGGGAGATTTTTTGTGGGACTTCGGTGCTAATTGTTTTCCCTTGGTTCGAAAATATTTTCATTGTTTCAAGCATCAGATTTTTTGTGGCGTAAAAATATCGTGTTGCTGAAATATTCTATGTTTTGGCGTTGGTACGTGTAATAGTATTCATTATTAAGCTGGTAGTTATGTTGGGTCCTGACGGAATAGCTGTCAAGATTACTCCACCGATTGGGTTATATCTTTGGGCGCATTCCTCGGTAGTTCAATTTTGGGTTATTGTGTCCCGGCGCTGGAGTGATAAAGAACATGCTTAACACAATCGTGCAACGAGGCTGCGGGCCTCTTGCCTTCGCAAGGCAACTGACCTTGTGCACCTTTCGCCGGGTCACGTTGGTCTTATTTTTTCGCGAAAGGTGCACGAGATTAGCTGTCGTTGCTAGCAGCGTTATTTTTCAGGTCAAAAGAGTTGCAAAGGAATGATTGAATGTACGGATACATAAATCTAAAAAGTAAAAATTTGAATCCACTATTAGCCTTCGTAAAGATAATCCACGCTGTTTCGATTGCGCTATTCGTGCTAATACCGTTAAGCGTTATACCTGCGACTTTTGCTGGTATTAGCCAAATATATGTGCTGTCATTTTTGGTTTATCCATTTTGGGGTTATTTACTAGCTGGAATTCTCGCCGTTCTCATCGCATTTTAAGAAAGCTATAGAGTTCGTACCGAGCGTATGATACGCCCCGAAGTGAGTCCAACTAACATTCACAGGCAATGAACCCTTGGCCCTTTGTGCATCCATGGG includes these proteins:
- a CDS encoding IS3 family transposase, with translation MGDVTYIKLRDGSWQYLSVVMDRYSRRVVSWSLSDRRDVSLTLASIDRAVRNRGHQSELIFHSDRGSEYLSGQYRERLRRYGICQSMNRVKNMNDNAFIESFFHQFKTERIKRQVFDSARQLRSTVTEYMRYYNNQRLHSAIGYLSPREFECKIRC